The Bacteroidota bacterium DNA segment ATAGCTATGCCATGGCAGATGGTATCTTTAATTATCTGTTTGATAATAAATATGGGCTAATTTATAAAACTAAACCCAAAATCCCTGATAGCCAGCTATCTATAATTTGGGAGGAAAATTGAGGAAACTTCAGTAAAATATTCCTTGTTCTTCTCATTTTTTATACAACAAAATTTTCGTTTTCATCCAAAAAGAAATTACAAATAGCTATGAATATTACATGTAAAACCATTTCCCAAAAATATAAAACTATTCGTAATTTTTGACTTTTTCGCTTAAAAACACAGAAAATCAAAATTCTGCTTATCTAGCAAATTCATATATATTTTATGCACCACTTAGTAAAAACAATGAATTTTCAAATGACTCTAAATATTCTATTATCATAACTAACTTTGTTTTAACCTTCCAAATGTAAATTATGATTGACTAACAACTGATCGTTCACACAGAATTTCAAGACCTACCTCTGCACCACTTCTTTCATTTTTTTCTTTGAAATTCAAATACATTTCGATAATTTTGTAGTTTTTAATAGCTAATTGTTTAAACTGAATTGTGATGGAAGAAGAAGTTCAATTATATATTGATATGGCAAATGAGAACATGCAAGGAGCACTATTTCATTTGACGAACGAGCTAACAAAAATTAGAGCTGGAAAAGCTGATGCTCATATGCTTGATGGTCTTTTTGTTGATTATTATGGTAGTAGCACCCCAATAAACCAAGTTTGCAATATTCACACTCCCGATCCCAGACAAATAGTTATTCAGCCATGGGAAAAAACTATGATTGAACCAATCGAAAAATCCATTTTAAAAGCCAATCTTGGACTAAACCCAATCAACAATGGCGAGCTAATAAGACTAAACATTCCGGCTCTCACCGAAGAGAGAAGAAGGCAATTAGTTAAACAAGTTAAAAACGAAGGTGAAAACACAAAGATTAGCATACGGAGTGCAAGAAGAGACACAAACGATGAGGTAAAAAAACTAAAAAATTCTGGACTGTCTGAAGATTTAGCAAAAGATGCAGAAATTGAAGTTCAAAATATTACAAATACTTTCATTGGCAAAGTAGATGAACTTATTGTTAAAAAAGAAAAAGACATAATGACCATTTAATTGCAAATTATGTCCTGATATCTATCGGGAAAATTATCAACTATTCCAATATAATTAAAAATTATAGAAAATGAGACTTTTACTAATTAGTAATTCAACCATGGCTGGCGAAGCCTATTTAGACTATCCAAAACACAATATTCAGGAATTTCTTGGAAAAGATATAAAAAAGACACTATTTATTCCATATGCAGCAGTAACTTTTTCGTTCGACATATATGCCGAAAAAGTGCAGGAAAGATTCGATGAAATTGGCTACAAAGTAGATTCAATTCACAATTATAAAAATCCGGTTAAAGCCATTGAAGAGGCAGAAGCAATAATTGTTGGTGGCGGCAATACATGGCAACTTACCAAAATGATGCAGGAACAAGGACTAATAGGAACCATTAGAAAAAAAGTTCAAGCCGGAACACCATATGTTGGTTGGAGTGCAGGATCGAATGTTGCATGTCCTACAATCAAAACAACCAACGATATGCCAATAGTAGAGCCCCACAGTTTTAATGTTTGTAATCTTGTACCTTTTCAGATAAATCCACACTATTTGGATGCCAACCCTGAAGGTCATGGAGGCGAAACACGTGAGCAAAGAATTGAAGAATTTATTGCTGCAAACCAGAAAACCATTGTAGTAGGTCTTAGAGAAGGTTGTATGTTTAAAGTAGAAAATGGAGAAATAAAATTGATTGGGAATAAAGATGCAAGAATTTTCAAGTATGGAGAAACTGCATACGAAATGTCGGATAAAGACGATTTTGATTTTTTAATTACATAATTTTTAATCAACCATTTGAAACTTAGCAAATTTTGTTTTTTTCATTCCAGAAAATGGATAACTCTAAATTCATCGATATTGAATAAAATAAATGTATTAATTGTATTATTGGCTTTTTGCGTATCAGGATTTTCGCAAAAGAATAATGATAACATTAAAACTATCTTCAATAGTGACAAAAACAAAATTGGCTTGTTTCTAAGTCCAAAGTTTTCTTACGCAAAAATCGATCAAGGATTTACTTTTCTGCCAAGTGCCAGCCTAAATATTATCTTTAATGAAAAATATTTTTTTGGCATACACAACGAACTTTCACTCAATAATGTATCAATTGCCGGATATTCAGAAACAGACGGTTTCAGAAATTACATTTACAATTTAGGTTTTTCTATTGGATATATTTTTAAGAAAAATGAATCAATCCATTCAAGTATTAGCCTGAAGGCAGGTCAAGGTTATCTAACATTTACTGAAACTTCAACAGATTCAAAATTCGATTTCGAATATTCAATAATCAGCCCTTCCTATCAAATTGATTTTAACTTGTTAGAGAATCTGAGTTTTGGTATCGGATTGTCCTATAATCTGATAAGCCCGATAGATTTATATCTAAACAAAGACGCATTTCTATCTGGACCAAGCGTAGATTTAAGTTGCAGATTTCATTTTTTCAAATAAAATATCAATTTGAATGAAAGATTTCTAATTTTTTTTCGTTGCTTTTTTTTAATAAAAAATGAATTTTAAAATTTAATGGAAATTTTTGAAGCTCAAAAAATAGTTAAACAATATTCTAACCATCTGGCTTTAGACGAAGTAAGCATTTCTGTGCCAGAAGGTTCCATCTACGGACTTCTTGGACCTAATGGAGCAGGGAAAACCACTTTATTAAGAATAATAAATCAGATAACAGCACCCGACAGTGGATTTTTATTTTTCAAAGGTAAAAAACTAAAATCTGAACATGTTGCCCAAATTGGATATTTGCCCGAAGAACGTGGACTTTACAAAAAAATGGAAGTTGGCGAACAAGCAATTTATTTTGCCCAACTAAAAGGATTCTCGAAATACGATGCAAAAAGAAAACTGAAATATTGGTTCGAGAAATTTGAAATTCAGCCTTGGTGGAGCAAAAAAGTTGAAGAATTATCGAAAGGTATGCAACAAAAAATTCAATTCATCACAACCATTTTACACGAACCTCGACTAATAATTTTCGATGAGCCCTTCAGTGGCTTCGACCCAATAAATGCAAAACTTATAAAGGACGAAATATTAAAACTGAGAAACGATGGCTCAACAATAATTTTTTCGACACATGATATGGGCTCTGTCGAAGAATTGTGCGATCATATTTCCTTGATAAACAATGCGAAAACAATTTTGAGCGGGCATATAAAAGAAATACGCGAAAATTACAAATCTAACATCTACGAAATTTCAATTTTTGGAGCTTTCAACAAACTAAAGGCTACATTATCAGCAAATTACGATATTACAAATTATACGAATCATGCAGACACTCACACTCTGTTAGTGCAAATTACAGGTAGTCAAACTACAAACGACCTGATAAAATATTTGTTTTCGATGGGAGGAAATATAGTTTCGTTCAACGAGCTTGTGCCAACTATGAACGACATTTTTATTAAAACTGTTAAAGAAACCAATCTTCCAGAAACTTCTCATAGTTCAAACTAATTTTTCTAAGCATTGAAAAAATGAATAAAATAAAAATAATTATCCAAAGAGAATATCTCACAAGAGTCAAAAAGAAGTCTTTTATAATAATGACTATTATAGGTCCGATTTTAATGGCTGCTTTAGTTATTCTCCCAACATATATTGCCTCCCTGGAAGTTGAAAAAGAAAAAATAATTGGAGTAATTGACGAATCGTATTTAGCAAAAACTTCACTTAAAAACACAAAAAAAACTACATTTGAGTTTATAAATGATATGAGCTTTGAGTCTGCCCAAAGAGAGTTTAATGATTTGGGTTACGATGCCATTTTATACATTCCTGAAAGTATTCTTGCTATAAAAAAGGTTCAAATTGTTTCAAAAAACGAGATTGGAATAGATTTAAAATCTAATATTTCCAGAGCTCTCGAAAGAGAAATTGAACGTCAAAAATTGATTGCTGAAAATATAGATGCTGATATTTTACATAGGATAAAAACCGACATAAAAGTTCGTACTTCTATTATAAATGAACAAGGAGAAGCAGAAGAAAGTTTCACAGAATTAAGTATGGGCTTAGGATTCATTGCCGGATTTCTTATTTATATGTTTATTTTTATCTATGGAACACAAGTAATGCGAAGTGTTATTGAAGAAAAAACAAGTAGAATTGTTGAAGTAATAATTTCGTCGGTCAAACCATTTCAATTGATGATGGGAAAAATAGTAGGAGTTGCTTTGGTTGGTCTCACGCAATTTTTGCTATGGATTGTTCTCACAAGTATGATTGTTCTGATTGCTCAACAATTTTTACCAAAAAGCGTTTTCACTTCTCAAGATCAGCAAGTTACTGAAATTATGAATTCGCAAAATTTGAATAGTCCTGAATCAATAGACCTTGAGAGCAAAGAAGTTGGCGATATTTTTTCATCACTATTAAAATCTATCGACATAGGAAAATTATTAATTTCATTTCTATTCTTTTTTCTTGCCGGATATTTACTTTATGCTTCTTTGTTTGCAGCAGTTGGCTCGGCTGTCGATAACGAAACCGACACACAACAATTTATGCTTCCAATTACAATTCCGCTGATATTTGCTCTAATAATGGTTCAAGCAATTATTAGGAATCCTGAAGGTGCAATTTCATTTTGGTTATCGATTATTCCATTCACATCGCCAATAATTATGATGGTAAGAATTCCATTTGGAGTGGATATTTGGGAAATTATTTTATCAATAGTTTTACTGATTGCAACTTTTATTGGAACAACTTGGATTGCAGGAAAAATCTATAAAACCGGAATTTTGATGTACGGCAAAAAAGTTACCTACAAGGAATTGTGGAAATGGTTGAAGTATAAGAATTAATTTCGAATTAGCTTTCGAATTTTGGTACTCATTTCAGAAAATTTTAGTAAGATAAATACGAAAGCTAAAAGCACTAAACTTTAGCAAAAAAATGCAAATTACTCTAAATAATCGAAAAGAGGAACTTCCTGAAGACAATCTTTCAGTTCAAAAAATTATTGAATTAAAAAACTTTACATTTCCCATGTTAGTTACAAAAATTAACGGGAAAGTCGTAAAAAAAACACATAGAGCTACTACTTTCGTAAAAGAAGGAGACGATGTTTTGATAATTCATTTAGTTAGCGGAGGGTAGAAGAATTTTTAATTGATGATTGATAATTGATAATTGATAATTGATAATTGATAATTGATAATTGATAATTGATAATTGATAATTGATAATTGATAATTGATAATTGATAATTAAAAATCAAAAAGCTTTTTCATACTCACTTTCTCTCCTATAATATTTTTCAATTCCAAAATAGGGACCCTCTCCTGCTCCATCGAATCGCGATATCTGATTGTAACAGAATTGTCTTCGATTGATTGATGATCAACTGTTACACAAAATGGCGTTCCAATTGCGTCTTGTCGTCTGTAGCGTTTTCCAATAGAATCGTTTTCTTCGTAAATACAGTTGAACTCGAATTTAAGCTCATTCATTATTTCTCTTGCCTTTTCGGGCAAATTGTCTTTTTTTACGAGTGGAAGAATTGCCAATTTTACCGGAGCCAAAGCCGCAGGAATTTTCAATACAATTCTTTTATCGGTTTCTCCATTTTCTTTTTCAATAATATCTTCGGTATATGCCGCCGATAAAACCAGTAGAAACATCCTGTCTAAACCTATAGAAGTTTCGACAACATATGGCACATAACTTTTGTTTTGTTCGGCATCGAAATATTGAATTTTTTTACCTGAAAATTCCTGATGCTGAGAAAGATCGAAATCTGTGCGAGAATGAATTCCTTCAACTTCTTTAAATCCAATCGGGAATTCAAATTCAATATCTGTAGCTGCGTTTGCATAATGTGCAAGTTTGTCGTGATTGTGAAAACGATATTTTTCGTCATCAAAACCGAGGGCTTTGTGCCACTTCATTCTGGCTTCTTTCCAATGCTCGAAAAACTTCATCTCGCTACCTGGAACCACAAAAAATTGCATTTCCATTTGTTCAAATTCTCTCATTCTGAAAATAAACTGACGAGCAACTATTTCATTTCTAAAGGCTTTTCCTATTTGTGCAATACCAAACGGAAGTTTCATCCTTCCGGTTTTCTGTACATTCAAATAGTTTACAAAAATACCCTGAGCCGTTTCAGGACGCAGATATATAGTATTTGCTTCCTCGCTAAGTGAACCAAGTTTTGTATCGAACATTAAATTAAACTGACGAACGTCTGTCCAATTTTTTGAGCCCGAAACTGGACAAACAATTGCATTATCAATGATAATTTGTTTGATTTCAGCCAAATCGTCATTGTTTAGTGCCTCAACAAAACGTTTGTTTAGATTATCAATTTTAGTTTGATTTGCCAAAACCCGTTTGTTAGTAGCAAGAAATTCGGTCTCATTAAATTCAGCACCAAATTTCTTCTTCGCCTTTGTTACTTCTTTGTTGATTTTACCATTAATTTTCTCGCGGAATTCCTCAATTAAAACATCTGCACGATATCTTTTTTTCGAATCTTTATTGTCAATCATGGGGTCGTTGAAAGCTCCAACATGACCGGATGCTTTCCAAACCGTGGGGTGCATAAAAATTGCAGAGTCAATTCCTACGATATTTTCATTGAGGCGAACCATAGAATCCCACCAATATTTTTTAATATTGTTTTTAAGTTCGGAGCCAAACTGTCCATAATCGTAAACTGCACTTAATCCCTGATAAATTTCGCTCGATTGAAAAACAAATCCATACTCTTTTGAATGAGCAATTATCTTCTTAAAAACATCCTCTTGATTCATACTTTATATTTTAAATTTTTGGATGGCAAAAATATAAAAACTCTTGTAAAATTTTGATTTTCATTTTTGAAAATACGTTTTGAAAATTTTAGTCTATCTTTTTGCAAATATGGAGTTCATTGATATTTTTTCATTTTTTTTCTTACTCATAATCAGATATTTATAAGCTATTTTTAAAAAATATGCCAAAAAACATGTAAGGTTTTACCTCTA contains these protein-coding regions:
- the frr gene encoding ribosome recycling factor: MEEEVQLYIDMANENMQGALFHLTNELTKIRAGKADAHMLDGLFVDYYGSSTPINQVCNIHTPDPRQIVIQPWEKTMIEPIEKSILKANLGLNPINNGELIRLNIPALTEERRRQLVKQVKNEGENTKISIRSARRDTNDEVKKLKNSGLSEDLAKDAEIEVQNITNTFIGKVDELIVKKEKDIMTI
- the pepE gene encoding dipeptidase PepE: MRLLLISNSTMAGEAYLDYPKHNIQEFLGKDIKKTLFIPYAAVTFSFDIYAEKVQERFDEIGYKVDSIHNYKNPVKAIEEAEAIIVGGGNTWQLTKMMQEQGLIGTIRKKVQAGTPYVGWSAGSNVACPTIKTTNDMPIVEPHSFNVCNLVPFQINPHYLDANPEGHGGETREQRIEEFIAANQKTIVVGLREGCMFKVENGEIKLIGNKDARIFKYGETAYEMSDKDDFDFLIT
- a CDS encoding ABC transporter ATP-binding protein, translating into MEIFEAQKIVKQYSNHLALDEVSISVPEGSIYGLLGPNGAGKTTLLRIINQITAPDSGFLFFKGKKLKSEHVAQIGYLPEERGLYKKMEVGEQAIYFAQLKGFSKYDAKRKLKYWFEKFEIQPWWSKKVEELSKGMQQKIQFITTILHEPRLIIFDEPFSGFDPINAKLIKDEILKLRNDGSTIIFSTHDMGSVEELCDHISLINNAKTILSGHIKEIRENYKSNIYEISIFGAFNKLKATLSANYDITNYTNHADTHTLLVQITGSQTTNDLIKYLFSMGGNIVSFNELVPTMNDIFIKTVKETNLPETSHSSN
- a CDS encoding ABC transporter permease gives rise to the protein MNKIKIIIQREYLTRVKKKSFIIMTIIGPILMAALVILPTYIASLEVEKEKIIGVIDESYLAKTSLKNTKKTTFEFINDMSFESAQREFNDLGYDAILYIPESILAIKKVQIVSKNEIGIDLKSNISRALEREIERQKLIAENIDADILHRIKTDIKVRTSIINEQGEAEESFTELSMGLGFIAGFLIYMFIFIYGTQVMRSVIEEKTSRIVEVIISSVKPFQLMMGKIVGVALVGLTQFLLWIVLTSMIVLIAQQFLPKSVFTSQDQQVTEIMNSQNLNSPESIDLESKEVGDIFSSLLKSIDIGKLLISFLFFFLAGYLLYASLFAAVGSAVDNETDTQQFMLPITIPLIFALIMVQAIIRNPEGAISFWLSIIPFTSPIIMMVRIPFGVDIWEIILSIVLLIATFIGTTWIAGKIYKTGILMYGKKVTYKELWKWLKYKN
- the thiS gene encoding sulfur carrier protein ThiS encodes the protein MQITLNNRKEELPEDNLSVQKIIELKNFTFPMLVTKINGKVVKKTHRATTFVKEGDDVLIIHLVSGG
- a CDS encoding glycine--tRNA ligase — translated: MNQEDVFKKIIAHSKEYGFVFQSSEIYQGLSAVYDYGQFGSELKNNIKKYWWDSMVRLNENIVGIDSAIFMHPTVWKASGHVGAFNDPMIDNKDSKKRYRADVLIEEFREKINGKINKEVTKAKKKFGAEFNETEFLATNKRVLANQTKIDNLNKRFVEALNNDDLAEIKQIIIDNAIVCPVSGSKNWTDVRQFNLMFDTKLGSLSEEANTIYLRPETAQGIFVNYLNVQKTGRMKLPFGIAQIGKAFRNEIVARQFIFRMREFEQMEMQFFVVPGSEMKFFEHWKEARMKWHKALGFDDEKYRFHNHDKLAHYANAATDIEFEFPIGFKEVEGIHSRTDFDLSQHQEFSGKKIQYFDAEQNKSYVPYVVETSIGLDRMFLLVLSAAYTEDIIEKENGETDKRIVLKIPAALAPVKLAILPLVKKDNLPEKAREIMNELKFEFNCIYEENDSIGKRYRRQDAIGTPFCVTVDHQSIEDNSVTIRYRDSMEQERVPILELKNIIGEKVSMKKLFDF